The sequence CCGGGGCCGTCGAGCGCGACGACGACGGGGCCGCTCCCCCGTTGCCCCGGTCGGAGCACGTCGAGCGCGGCCAGTTCGTCGATCCGGCCGGGGAGTTCGGAGATGTCCGCGGGCAACTGGCGTGGGACGGGCGACACCGTACCGGCGTGGTCCGTGCCGGGCGGGCCCGGGCGGCCGTTGACGGTCATGCGGGCGCGGCGGGCCTCCTCCACCCGGTCTCGGGCGGTCGCCAGCTGCCGCAGCTCGCGGCCGGTGGCACCGAGCAGTTGGACCAGAGTGTCGAAACGGTCGGTCGGCGGCAGCGTCTTGCCGGCGAAATAGTCGCCGATCACCCCGTGCGCCCAGCCCGTTCGTGCCGACAGCTGCCGGTAGGTGGGCTGTGCGCCGCCGTCCCTGCGCGCGGCGCGCCTGCGTAACTGCCGCAGCAGCGCGGCCAGCGCCTCGGTGGTGTCCACGGCGTCGACCGGGCCGATGCCCGCTGCCGCCTCCCTCGGTTCTCCGTCCGTCGGATGTCCCGCCGCCCCCGGTCCGCCTGACATTCGTTCGCATCCTCCGCACCGGCGCGGGCCGGGCGACCGCCGTGGGCGCCGCCTGGCCGAGGCCATCCGAACCTGTCCGGTGCTGCCCGATTTCGCGAACCGCTCCCCGGGACGCGGGCGAGCATCCATCTACCGCTCGGATCCCGCGATTCGGCGACCGGGTACCGCACCGGCTGTCACTACGGCATTCGTGGAGTGCCGCCCGCCGGTTTGGTACGGCTTCCCGTCGAATTCGGACGACGAGCGTCGAACAACGCACGACCGACATCGGACAACGAAGGAGACACGACCTCTATGAGTAGGGTCTGCAACAAATCTCCCAACCTGCCTGACGGCAACGCGGCCGAACGGTCCCTCTACGAGCGGGTGGACGGTCCCATCGCCACCGGTTCGGCCCACTTCATGCGGGCGGGCGGTGAGCTGCACCTGATGCACTCCGACCTGGAGCTGAACGACCAGCGCCAGGCCGCTCTGCGGGTGCGCTGTGCCGCCGCCGCCGTCCGGGCCGCGCTGGTCGAGTACCGCGCCTCGCACCGCATCGCCCAGGAGCTGGGCTTCTATCCGGTCCACGACGAGCGGCTGCGGGTCGCGGGCGGCGGGACCGCCCCGGTGCGCGAGACGCTCGACGCCGCCCGGAAGGCGAACCTGGTCCAGCTGGACCGGTCCGCCATCGAGACGATCGCGCTGCGCTACGAAGAGGGCGGGGACGAGGCCGCGTACAGCTACTTCGTGGCCGAGCTGACCATGTTCTCGGCGGACCTCGACGGCTTCGCGACGGGTGCCGCGGAAGCGCCCGCGGCCGACTGGCAGCGCCTGGCCTGGCAGTTCCTCACCGCGTTCGACCGCATCCGGATCTACGGTCAGGCACTGGCCGTCATCAACATCCTCGGTATGACCCCCAGCGCCGTCGCCGGCGCGTGACACGGACGGAGGAACAGGACATGAGCGCAGTCTGCAACAAGGCCCTCAGCCTCGGCGAGGAGGACCTGCGCGGCAAGAAGGAGCTCGCGCAGACAGCGGGTGTCGAGGTGACCGCCGCGACCAGTGAGCTGTGCCGGGCCCTCGAACTCGCGGAGCACGGCGACGGGGTGGCCGGCGCCGCGGTGTACGCCGCGGCCGCACAGGACCGCCTCGGCGGTGCCGCCCGGATGCTGGGCGAGGTGGCCGAGATCCTCGCGAGGGGCAGCCTCACCGAGGAGACGGCCGAGTGGTACACCCGGCTCGACTACGACCGGCTCTACCGCTCGGGCACCAGCCTCGGCGAGGTGCCGCACGCGGCCGAACTGTGGCAGGACTTCGCCCGGCAGGCCGCGACCGGCGGCCCGCTCGGCATCTGCCATGACATGCGCGACCGTACTCTCGCCGTGGCCTCGCTGATCGGGAACTGGCTGGAGCGGATCGACGCCCCGGGTGCGGACGCCGCGCTGCCGCGGATCCAGTCCGCGATGGCCGACCTGGCCGCGTACACCCAGCTCGTGGCCTTCGCCAACAAGGTGGAGCCCCGCGACCCGGCGTGGCTGACGCCGCAGAACGCCGCCGCCTAGCCGTCGGGACACAGGACAGGGAGGAGCGCCGGCCCGTGCCGGCGCTCCTTCCGCGTGCCCCGCCTTCAGCACGCCCCGCCTTCAGCGGTAGGCGCGTGCCTGGAGTCCGTACATCTGTGCGTAGAGGCCGTGTCGTGCCAGCAGTTCTTCGTGGCTGCCCGTCTCGGCGACCCGCCCGTGGTCGAGTACGACGATGAGGTCGGCGCCGCGTACGGTCGAGAAGCGGTGCGAGACCAGCAGCGTGACCGTGCCCGGGTCGGCGCCGTCCGGCCAGGGGCGGCGGGCGGCCTCCATGTACCGCTCGAAGAGGGCGTGTTCGGTCTCCGCGTCCAGGGAAGCGGTCGGCTCGTCCAGGATGCGCAGCAGGGGTGCCGGGCGCATCAGGGCCCGCGCGAGAGCCAGTTTCTGCCACTGGCCCGTGGACAGGTCGATCCCGTGCTCCCAGCGGCTGCCGAGCTGGGTGTCGAGTCCGCGCGGCAGCGTACCGGCCAGGTCGGCGGTGCCGGCCCGGGCGAGCGCGTCGGTGACCGCCCGTGGGTCGTCCAGGCGCGGCAGGTCCCCTACGCCGACCGTCTCGTGGACCGCGAACTCGAAGCGTACGAAGTCCTCGAAGGCGGCGCCGAGCCGCTCGCGCCACTGTTCCGGGGCGAGTGCGTCGAGGCGGTTACCGTCGACCGTGATCCGGCCGGACGTCGGCTCGTACATCCGGCACAGCAACTTGGCCAGGGTGGACTTCCCGGAGCCGTTCTCGCCGACCAGGGCCACCACTCCCCCGGCCGGGAGCCGCAGTTCGACGTCGTGCAGGGCGGGAAGCGCGGTGCCCGGATAGCGGAAGGACAGCTTCTCGAAGGCGATGCCCTGCCGCAGCCCCGACGGCAGCGCCGGCCAGGTCCTGTCCGGGGCGTGCGCGGGGGAAGCGGTGGTGGTCCGCACCGGTGTGGGGCTCGCCTGCTCCGCGTACGTCCGCAGCCAGCGCAACCGCTCGGCACTCTGCAGGAGTTCGACGACGGCGCCCGTCGTCTGTACGAGTCCGCCGACGTGCCCGGTGAACCGTCCGGCCAGGACGACGGCGAGCAGTACCGCGCCGAGTCCGGTGCGACCGGTCACCGCGAGATGCACGACAAAGGCGACCGCGCCGATCAGGCCGAGCGAGTTCAGCAGCCCTGCCCCGCAGCCGATCGCGGCCACCCGCCACTGGGCCCGGCCCGTCGTGCGGTCCGCGCGGCTCCTCGACTCGCGGACCTTGGACCACAGTTCGGGCCCGGCTTCGTAGACGCGCAGTTCCTTGCCCGCGTCCGGCGAGGTGGCGAGGCGGGCCAGTCGCACGGCGAGCCGGTAGTCGGCCGCGGTGGCGTCCTGGGCGCGGGCGAGGACACCGCGGGCGAGGATCTGCAGGCGCAGCGCGATCGCCCCGATGAGCGGCAGGACCAGCAGGGCGGGGTGGACGGCGGCGAGGAGCGCGGCGGTCACCAGGAAGCCGCCGAGTTGTTCGAGCAGGTTGAGCACCCAGTTGAGCAGAGCGCCGATGGCGAGGGTGCGGTCGCGCAGCAGATGGAGCTTGTCCTGGAACGCGGGCGACTCCTGGTGGCGTAACCCGGGTATGCCCGCGGCGAGCCGGGCCAGCAGTCGGTCGAAGGCGAAACCCACCCGCTCGCTGAGCCCGATCCTGGCCCCCACGGCCGCCAGTTCGACCGTCTCCCACACGCCGAGGCTCACCACTAGCAGGAGTGCCGCCGTCGCCGTCGGCTCCAGAAGCCCCTGTTGGGCTCCTTCGGCCATGGAACGCAGCCACAGCGCCTGCAGGGCCGCGAGTCCGGCCGCGGCCGGTACGAGCAGCAGCCCGAGGACGGCGAGCTTCCAGGACTCCCGGAAGGATCCGACGACGAGGGTGCGCAGCGAGTCGAGCACGCCGTGCCGGCCGTGTTCGGACGCCACGGGAGGCTCCGCCTCGCCGGGACCTTCCGGCGCCTCGACCGGGCCAAGGTCGGGGCCGACCTCCGGGGCGAGTTCGGGGCCGACGCCCGGGTCGAGTTCGGGGCCGACGCCCGGATCGAGATCCAGGTCCCGGTCCCGGTCCTGGTCCCGGTCAAAGTCGGGGTCGGGGTCGAAGTCGAGGTCGGGGTCGGGGTAGGGGTCGCCGTCCGCGAAGCGCTCCGCCTGCAGCCGGTACATCCGGGCGTACCTGCCGCCGAGCGCCATCAGCTCGTCGTGCGTGCCGCTCTCCACGATCCTCCCGGCGTCCATGACATGGATGAGGTCGGCCTTGCGTACGCCCGAGAAGCGGTGCGAGACCAGGATCGTGGTGGCGCCCCCGCTCACCGTGAGGAACCGGTCGAAGAAGGCGGCCTCCGCCCGCGCGTCGAGATGCGCCGTGGGTTCGTCCAGTACGAGCAGGGCTCCCGTGCGTGCGGCCAGGAGCGCGCGGGCGAGTGCGACGCGCTGCCACTGACCGGCGGACAGGTCGGCGCCGCCCGCGAACTGCCGGGAGAGCACGGTGTCCCAGCCCGCGCCGAGCGTACGGAGCAGTCCGGCGCCGCCCGCCAGGTCCAGGACCCTCTCCAGTTCGCCCTGGTCGGCGCCCAGGTCGGGGTCACCGATCGCCACGTTGTCGCGCAGTGTCAGCGGATACTTCACGAAGTCCTGGAAGACGACGGAGATCCCTCGGCGCCACTGCCGCGCCTCACGCTCTCGGACGTCAGCGCCGTCCGCCGTGATGCGCCCGGCGTCGGGCTCGTACAGCCGCGCGAGGAGTTTGATCAGCGTCGTCTTGCCTGAGCCGTTCGCCCCGACCAGTGCTACGGAGGCTCCGGCCGGGATGCTCAGGTCGAGCCCGCGCAGCACGGGCTCCGCAGTGCCGGGGTAGGTGAAGTCCACGGACTCGAAGGCGATGCCACGGCGGACGACCGGAGCCCGGCCGTTCACGTCGTCGCTCATGTCAGCCCTGAGGTCAGTCCTCGTGCCGTCGGCCGTGCCATCGCTCACGCCACCGCTCTCGGCGCTGCTCCGGCCGCCGGCGTGGTTACGCCGCTCCAGCGTGGCGAGCGACCGCAGTCCCAGCAGCGCGTCCCGCACCATGAGGTCGTCGTCGCCGACCCAGCCGAGTGCGGGCAGGGCGAGCGCCGCCTGGACGCTGATCACGAGCCGGGTGAGCCCGAGGTCGCCGTGCGCGGCGGCGACGGCCGCGTACCCCAGGACCGCGCCCTCCGCGAGCACCACGAACCCCACCGCGCCGCAGGCCCGCCGTGCGGCGGTCCTCCTGGTGGCCCAGACCTTCCCCATGCCCGACTGCCAGACGGCCGTCATCCGGTCCGCGAGCCAGTCGCCGAGCCCGAAGACCCGTACCTCCTTGGCGGGTTCGGGATCCAGGGCCAGGGACCGCAGATAGCCGGCCCTTCGGATCACCGCGCTCGCCGACTCCATGCTGCCGTGCACCTGACGTGCCAGCCGCAGATATGAGCGGTAGGTCAGTACCGCGGCGAGCCCGAGCAGCGGCGGCGCCCACCAGGCCAGCGGCGCCAGCAGAACGAGCAGGCCGATCCCTTCGAGCCGGGGGCGGACGATCTCGGGGAGCAGCACGGCGAGTTGGTCCGGCCGGGTGCCCTGCTCGGTGACCAGGCGCAGTGTGTCGGCGTATCCCGGCTCTTCGAGGTGTCCGATGCCGTCCGGTCCGGTCGCGGCCGCGATGGCCCGGTTCTCCACCTCGCCGGCCGCCCGCAGCCGCAGCACGGCGGCGAGTCCGCTCTCCAGGGCGCGCAAGCCCGTGCGTACGAGGGTCAGCGCGCCGAACGCGGTGAGGGCGACCAGTGCGCGCCGGGCCTCGGCCGACCCGGCGCCCGCTGTCACGGCTCCGGGCAGCGCGCCCACGAGCCGTCCGGTCTGCACCACGATGAGCGGGCCGGTGAGTGCCCCGCAGACCACGGTCAGGGCGAGGGCGGCCGTGTGCCGGGGGCCCGCTCGCCACAACAGCCGTACCGCCGCCGTCCGTTCTTGCCACGTACGCATGCGGGCCTCCTGAGCAGCGCGCCACCGTCGAAGGCTCGATGCTCACAGAGGAGCCGGGCCGCCCGGTGACGGTCCCGGGCGCGACCGGACGCTGCCGGTCGCCTGCCGGTGCCGTGACGGCGCAGGGGCAGGCCGCCGGCACGGGCCGCGGGTAGGGTCGGCCGTTATGACCGTCGCTCGTTCCGTCGCCCTGTTCGTCGTCGCCGCCCTTTTCGAGATCGGCGGCGCCTGGCTGGTGTGGCAGGGCGTTCGCGAGCACAAGGGCTGGATCTGGATCGGCGCCGGCGTCATCGCTCTCGGTCTGTACGGAGTGGTGGCCACCTTCCAGTCCGACGACAACTTCGGGCGCATCCTGGCGGCTTACGGCGGGATCTTCGTCGCGGGATCGATCGCCTGGGGCATGGTCGCGGACGGCTACCGCCCCGACCGCTACGACATCGTCGGGGCCCTGGTCTGCCTCACCGGCATGGCTGTGATCATGTACGCCCCGCGCTCACACTGACCGCGCGGCATCCCTCACGTTCCGTGGCCGGTCCGCGGTACGGGCGTTCTGGCCGGCGTGCGGCAACGACCATGACCACGAAGGCGATCAGGACGAGTGCTGAGCCGACGTGGAGCGGGGCGGTGTGGCCGAGGCCCGCGGTGATGGCCAGGCCCCCGAGCCAGGCGCCGAGCGCGTTGCCGATGTTGGACGCCGACACGTTGGCACCGGCCGCCAGTGCCGCCCCGTGGGCGTGGTCGGTGACGCGGGTGATCATGCCGGGCACACTCGCGAACCCGAACACCCCCATCAGGAACACCAGGACCACCGACGCGACGGCGCTCTCGGCCAGCAGACCGAACACGGCCAGGGTGACGGCGAGTCCGAGCAGGGCGAGGACCAGGGTGCGGTCGCGGTCCCGGTCGGCGGCCCGCCCGCCGACGATGTTGCCGACGACCAGACCCACGCCGTACACCATCAGCAGCCAGGCGACGTCCGACGAGGAGAAGCCGCCGACCTCGGTGAACGTGTAGGCGATGTAGGTGAACGCGCCGAACATGCCGCCGTAGCCGAGCGCCGTGGCCGTCAGGGTCAGCCAGACCTGCCAGGACCGGAACGCGCGGAGCTGGGCCCGCAGGCCGCTGGGCGGAACGGGCGCAATGGGCTCCGAGCCGCCCCGCACCGCATCCGGCCGCGCTTGTCCCGCGGCGCCGGGGACGAGGGCGGCGATGCCCGCCAGCGCGAGTACGCCGATCGCGGTGACCGCCCAGAAGGCGGCTCGCCAGCCCCAGCGTTCGCCGACCAGGGCGCCGAACGGCACACCCAGCACGTTCGCGAGGGTCAGACCGCCGAACATGACGGCCACCGCGCGGGACTTCTTCTCCGGCGCGACCAGACCGCGGGCGACCAGCGAGCCGATGCCGAAGAACGAGCCGTGGCACAACGCCGCGACGATCCGTCCCAGCATCATCACCTGATAGCCGGTCGCGACGGCGGACAGCAGGTTGCCGATGACGAACAACGCCACCAGGCCGACCAGGACCTCCTTGCGGGGCAGTCGCGCCGTCGCGGCGGTCAGCGCCACCGCACCGACGGCGACACTCAGCGCGTACCCGGAGATCAGCCGGCCGGCCGCCGCCTCGGACACCGCGAAACTCGATGCCACCTGCGGCAGCAGGCCGGCGATCAGGAACTCGGTGAGGCCGATGCCGAACCCGCCGAGCGCCAGCGCGACGAGTCCGGCCGGCATCCTCCGCCCGGCCGGCCGCAAACCCGGGCCCTTGGCGTCAGTCGCCCTGGCTTGGGTGCCCCTGACCACGGATCGGCTCATGGCCTCACCCTGGCCCGCTGGTGGCGGGCCGGTCCATGGACAAAGGTTCGTGACACCAGGACGCAGGTGAGGCCAGGACTCGGGACCTGGGACTCGGGACTCGGGGTGAGGCGGGGATCAGGCCCCTGTACTGGCTCCGGTCGTGTCCTTGTCCAGGTGGGCCGGGTCCCCCGAACCCTCCTTGGCGAGAGCCTTGTTGCGGCGCACGGAGGACAGGAAGGACCAGCCGATCAGGATCACTCCGATGAGGCCGGTGATCACCTCGTTGATCTCGTACTGGATGGTGACGAGGAGGATGACGGACAGGGCGCCGATCGCGTAGTGGGCGCCGTGCTCCAGGTAGACGTAGTCGTCGAGGGTGCCCTGGCGGACCAGGTAGACGGTGAGCGAACGGACGTACATCGCGCCGGTGCCCAGGCCCAGTGCCATCACGACGATGTCGTTGGTGATGGCGAAGGCGCCG is a genomic window of Streptomyces sp. NBC_00414 containing:
- a CDS encoding ABC transporter ATP-binding protein, with amino-acid sequence MRTWQERTAAVRLLWRAGPRHTAALALTVVCGALTGPLIVVQTGRLVGALPGAVTAGAGSAEARRALVALTAFGALTLVRTGLRALESGLAAVLRLRAAGEVENRAIAAATGPDGIGHLEEPGYADTLRLVTEQGTRPDQLAVLLPEIVRPRLEGIGLLVLLAPLAWWAPPLLGLAAVLTYRSYLRLARQVHGSMESASAVIRRAGYLRSLALDPEPAKEVRVFGLGDWLADRMTAVWQSGMGKVWATRRTAARRACGAVGFVVLAEGAVLGYAAVAAAHGDLGLTRLVISVQAALALPALGWVGDDDLMVRDALLGLRSLATLERRNHAGGRSSAESGGVSDGTADGTRTDLRADMSDDVNGRAPVVRRGIAFESVDFTYPGTAEPVLRGLDLSIPAGASVALVGANGSGKTTLIKLLARLYEPDAGRITADGADVREREARQWRRGISVVFQDFVKYPLTLRDNVAIGDPDLGADQGELERVLDLAGGAGLLRTLGAGWDTVLSRQFAGGADLSAGQWQRVALARALLAARTGALLVLDEPTAHLDARAEAAFFDRFLTVSGGATTILVSHRFSGVRKADLIHVMDAGRIVESGTHDELMALGGRYARMYRLQAERFADGDPYPDPDLDFDPDPDFDRDQDRDRDLDLDPGVGPELDPGVGPELAPEVGPDLGPVEAPEGPGEAEPPVASEHGRHGVLDSLRTLVVGSFRESWKLAVLGLLLVPAAAGLAALQALWLRSMAEGAQQGLLEPTATAALLLVVSLGVWETVELAAVGARIGLSERVGFAFDRLLARLAAGIPGLRHQESPAFQDKLHLLRDRTLAIGALLNWVLNLLEQLGGFLVTAALLAAVHPALLVLPLIGAIALRLQILARGVLARAQDATAADYRLAVRLARLATSPDAGKELRVYEAGPELWSKVRESRSRADRTTGRAQWRVAAIGCGAGLLNSLGLIGAVAFVVHLAVTGRTGLGAVLLAVVLAGRFTGHVGGLVQTTGAVVELLQSAERLRWLRTYAEQASPTPVRTTTASPAHAPDRTWPALPSGLRQGIAFEKLSFRYPGTALPALHDVELRLPAGGVVALVGENGSGKSTLAKLLCRMYEPTSGRITVDGNRLDALAPEQWRERLGAAFEDFVRFEFAVHETVGVGDLPRLDDPRAVTDALARAGTADLAGTLPRGLDTQLGSRWEHGIDLSTGQWQKLALARALMRPAPLLRILDEPTASLDAETEHALFERYMEAARRPWPDGADPGTVTLLVSHRFSTVRGADLIVVLDHGRVAETGSHEELLARHGLYAQMYGLQARAYR
- a CDS encoding YnfA family protein, which codes for MTVARSVALFVVAALFEIGGAWLVWQGVREHKGWIWIGAGVIALGLYGVVATFQSDDNFGRILAAYGGIFVAGSIAWGMVADGYRPDRYDIVGALVCLTGMAVIMYAPRSH
- a CDS encoding MFS transporter — its product is MPAGLVALALGGFGIGLTEFLIAGLLPQVASSFAVSEAAAGRLISGYALSVAVGAVALTAATARLPRKEVLVGLVALFVIGNLLSAVATGYQVMMLGRIVAALCHGSFFGIGSLVARGLVAPEKKSRAVAVMFGGLTLANVLGVPFGALVGERWGWRAAFWAVTAIGVLALAGIAALVPGAAGQARPDAVRGGSEPIAPVPPSGLRAQLRAFRSWQVWLTLTATALGYGGMFGAFTYIAYTFTEVGGFSSSDVAWLLMVYGVGLVVGNIVGGRAADRDRDRTLVLALLGLAVTLAVFGLLAESAVASVVLVFLMGVFGFASVPGMITRVTDHAHGAALAAGANVSASNIGNALGAWLGGLAITAGLGHTAPLHVGSALVLIAFVVMVVAARRPERPYRGPATEREGCRAVSVSAGRT